The following proteins are encoded in a genomic region of Parabacteroides pacaensis:
- a CDS encoding DUF3945 domain-containing protein → MAAKKIRGDTPQQASPNPPGDEQFSDIVLILDKMELLLQAVSKIDKNGKHETVPVTPEHRNSFFKFDRHASMFENFIKNLWSQLKDPTRFGIFSVKDKALDDPKVREAIEDLAAGKKTDAVAEFLKKYEIKPKEQSINNQNDKEMAKQAQTTQAPAAPGDQPKYRYNESMINWEQLKNFGLSREYLQERGLLDQMLRGYKTNQTVPIAMNFGSAVLRTDARLSFQQSIGGPVVLAIHGIRQQPDLDKPFFGHIFSEEDKKNLRESGNMGRVVELKTRSGEYVPSFISLDKLTNEVVAMRAESAFIPNEISGVTLTDQEKNDLREGKAVYIEGMKSRTGNDFNAYIQFNADRRGIEYIFENDRLFNRQSIGGVELTAKQVEDLNAGKAIFVEDMKRRDGELFSSFVKLDEATGRPAYTRYNPDTPEGAREIYVPKEMNGVVLTAEDREQLRAGKPVFLENMVSRRGEEFSSFVKLDLETGRPSYSKTLDGFSEQQEFKIPAELWGVTLTATQRAGLQDGKAVLIEGMKGFDGKTFSQYAKVNAGRTRIDYYNENPDRNRQASQRNVVAEAQKNKQAENQGNKRTKSRSVAQ, encoded by the coding sequence ATGGCAGCAAAAAAAATCAGAGGCGACACGCCGCAGCAGGCATCACCCAACCCTCCCGGTGATGAACAGTTCAGTGACATCGTTCTCATCCTCGACAAAATGGAGTTGCTTCTCCAGGCGGTTTCCAAAATTGACAAGAACGGCAAGCATGAAACCGTGCCTGTCACACCGGAACACCGAAACTCTTTTTTCAAGTTCGACCGTCATGCCAGCATGTTCGAGAACTTCATCAAAAACCTGTGGAGCCAGCTCAAAGACCCTACCCGTTTTGGAATTTTCTCGGTGAAGGACAAGGCACTGGACGACCCCAAAGTACGGGAAGCCATCGAAGACCTTGCCGCAGGAAAGAAAACCGACGCGGTGGCTGAATTTCTCAAAAAGTATGAAATCAAGCCGAAAGAACAGAGTATTAACAATCAAAATGACAAAGAAATGGCAAAACAAGCTCAAACAACCCAGGCTCCGGCCGCCCCGGGCGACCAGCCTAAATACCGGTACAACGAATCAATGATTAACTGGGAACAACTCAAGAATTTCGGGTTGTCCCGTGAATACCTCCAGGAACGTGGCCTGCTTGACCAGATGCTCAGGGGCTACAAGACCAACCAGACCGTTCCCATCGCCATGAATTTCGGCTCGGCGGTGTTGCGTACAGACGCCCGCCTGTCGTTCCAGCAGTCCATCGGCGGTCCCGTCGTGCTGGCCATCCACGGCATCCGCCAGCAGCCCGACCTCGACAAGCCGTTCTTCGGGCATATCTTTTCCGAAGAAGACAAGAAGAACCTGCGTGAAAGCGGCAACATGGGACGTGTGGTGGAACTCAAGACCCGCAGCGGGGAATATGTCCCCTCGTTCATCAGCCTGGACAAGCTGACCAACGAAGTGGTGGCGATGAGGGCGGAAAGCGCCTTTATCCCCAACGAAATCAGCGGGGTGACACTCACCGACCAGGAAAAGAACGACCTCCGGGAAGGGAAAGCCGTCTATATCGAAGGCATGAAATCCAGGACAGGCAATGATTTTAATGCCTACATCCAGTTCAACGCCGACCGCAGGGGCATCGAATACATCTTCGAAAACGACAGGCTCTTCAACCGGCAGAGCATCGGCGGCGTGGAGCTGACCGCCAAACAGGTCGAGGACCTGAATGCAGGCAAGGCCATTTTCGTGGAGGACATGAAGCGCAGGGACGGCGAACTCTTCTCGTCCTTTGTCAAGCTTGATGAAGCGACCGGTCGCCCGGCATATACCAGATACAATCCCGACACGCCCGAAGGGGCACGTGAAATCTACGTCCCCAAGGAAATGAACGGCGTGGTACTGACGGCGGAAGACCGCGAACAGCTCAGGGCGGGCAAACCCGTGTTCCTCGAAAACATGGTCAGCCGCAGGGGAGAGGAATTCTCGTCCTTTGTCAAACTCGACCTCGAAACCGGACGTCCGAGCTACTCCAAGACACTGGACGGGTTCTCCGAACAGCAGGAGTTCAAGATACCGGCGGAACTCTGGGGCGTAACGCTCACGGCCACCCAACGTGCGGGCTTGCAGGACGGCAAGGCGGTGCTGATCGAGGGCATGAAAGGTTTCGACGGGAAAACCTTCTCGCAGTATGCCAAGGTCAATGCCGGCAGGACACGCATCGACTATTACAACGAGAACCCGGACCGCAACAGGCAGGCTTCGCAGCGCAACGTTGTGGCGGAAGCCCAGAAGAACAAACAGGCGGAGAACCAGGGGAACAAACGGACAAAAAGCCGCAGCGTGGCCCAGTAA
- a CDS encoding DUF4099 domain-containing protein yields the protein MTDNKNNTPFKAEDVNWEELAAIGILKDELEMAGELDTLLRGEKTNVVSLSLVLLGVDVVMDATLQLVRKNDSALIEIVGIQPIGQ from the coding sequence ATGACAGATAACAAAAACAACACGCCTTTCAAGGCGGAAGATGTGAACTGGGAAGAACTGGCTGCCATCGGCATCCTGAAGGACGAACTGGAAATGGCGGGAGAACTCGACACGCTCCTTCGCGGTGAAAAGACGAATGTCGTTTCCCTCAGCCTGGTACTTCTCGGCGTGGATGTGGTGATGGACGCAACGCTCCAGCTGGTACGGAAAAACGATTCGGCACTCATCGAGATTGTCGGCATCCAACCGATAGGACAGTAA
- a CDS encoding type IA DNA topoisomerase, which translates to MIAIIAEKPSVGQDIARVVGATEKKDGYMAGNNYLVTWAFGHLVSLALPGTYGYARTPEEELPMLPDPFQLVIRQYKSDKGMATDPAATRQLRVIDEVFSKCDSIIVATDAGREGELIFRYIYAYLGYTKPFRRLWISSLTDEAIREGLANLRDGKEYDSLYEAADCRAKADWLVGMNASRALAIVSGTTNNSIGRVQTPTLAMICARFRENQDFIPVDYWQLHITLQKDGDFRQFRYMENIGTKQAADDLYRRITTDMQAVITKVERKRGFQAPPLLYDLTALQKDCNIHLDLSAEKTLAIAQSLYEKKLISYPRTGSRYIPDDVMRQVPELLKQVISMKEFREYGKQADLSALTTRSVNAKKVTDHHALIITGIRPGTLDEKEQAVYRMIAGRMLEAFSPKCEKETLTVHATADGLDFRSQTTSVIVPGWRGVFNRTEDKEEDEESTNKGTAEFSELETVPITGRSLSQKKTTPKPLYTEATLLSAMENPCQREQSRTGSALPSAAGFGRMQTAGRLVADEEAREAIKELGIGTPATRAAIITTLFKREYVERSGKSLVPTEKGLHLYEAVREMSVADAALTGSWEKTLLQIEQHKLTTETFMRSIMAYTRQVTEEVLSIRLPQSPAGGIPCPRCGKGHIRIRPKVARCSNEDCGLLVFRRFLNKELTDQHFGQLFSSGTTRLIKGFKGKKGNAFDASLAFDKEFNVTLVFPPKKGGKSSRKKGAAD; encoded by the coding sequence ATGATAGCAATTATAGCAGAAAAGCCTTCTGTGGGCCAGGATATTGCCCGTGTAGTAGGCGCAACGGAAAAGAAAGACGGCTACATGGCCGGAAACAATTATCTGGTGACATGGGCATTCGGCCATCTGGTATCGCTGGCCTTGCCCGGTACATACGGTTACGCGAGAACACCGGAAGAGGAGCTGCCCATGCTTCCCGACCCGTTCCAACTGGTCATCCGGCAGTACAAGTCCGACAAGGGGATGGCGACCGACCCGGCAGCCACCAGACAGCTCCGTGTGATAGACGAGGTATTCAGCAAATGTGACAGCATTATCGTGGCAACGGATGCAGGCCGCGAGGGTGAGCTGATATTCCGGTATATCTATGCCTATTTAGGCTACACGAAACCTTTCCGCCGGCTGTGGATCTCCTCCCTTACAGACGAAGCCATCCGCGAGGGCCTGGCAAATCTCAGGGACGGAAAAGAGTACGACAGCCTGTATGAAGCCGCCGATTGCAGGGCAAAAGCCGACTGGCTCGTGGGCATGAATGCCAGCCGCGCGCTTGCGATTGTTTCCGGCACAACGAACAATTCGATCGGACGGGTACAGACACCCACCCTGGCCATGATATGCGCCCGCTTCCGGGAAAACCAGGATTTCATTCCCGTTGATTACTGGCAGCTCCACATCACCTTGCAAAAAGACGGTGATTTCCGGCAGTTCCGCTACATGGAAAATATCGGTACGAAGCAGGCGGCCGATGACCTCTACCGCCGGATTACGACGGACATGCAGGCCGTTATCACGAAGGTGGAACGCAAGCGGGGATTCCAGGCTCCGCCTTTACTGTACGACCTGACCGCACTCCAGAAAGATTGCAATATCCATCTCGACCTGTCGGCGGAGAAAACGCTTGCCATCGCCCAAAGCCTGTATGAGAAAAAGCTGATTTCCTATCCCCGGACGGGAAGCCGCTATATTCCCGACGACGTTATGCGGCAGGTACCGGAGCTTCTCAAACAGGTCATCTCCATGAAGGAGTTCCGCGAATATGGGAAACAAGCCGATTTATCCGCTCTTACCACGCGAAGCGTCAATGCCAAAAAGGTAACGGACCACCATGCCCTGATTATTACCGGCATCCGGCCGGGCACTTTGGATGAGAAGGAACAGGCGGTGTACCGCATGATTGCCGGACGTATGCTCGAAGCCTTCTCTCCCAAATGCGAAAAAGAGACGCTGACCGTGCATGCGACAGCGGACGGGCTTGATTTCCGCTCCCAGACCACATCGGTCATCGTACCCGGCTGGAGAGGCGTTTTCAACCGCACTGAGGACAAGGAAGAGGATGAGGAAAGCACGAACAAGGGAACGGCTGAATTCTCTGAATTGGAAACCGTGCCGATAACAGGACGAAGCCTCTCCCAAAAGAAAACCACTCCGAAACCGCTATACACGGAAGCAACTCTGCTTTCCGCCATGGAAAATCCGTGCCAACGAGAGCAGAGCCGAACCGGTTCGGCTCTGCCGAGTGCAGCCGGATTTGGCAGAATGCAAACGGCAGGCAGGCTCGTGGCGGACGAAGAGGCCCGTGAAGCCATTAAGGAACTGGGTATCGGCACGCCAGCTACAAGGGCCGCCATCATCACCACGCTTTTCAAAAGGGAGTATGTCGAGCGTTCGGGCAAATCCCTGGTGCCGACCGAAAAAGGCTTGCACCTTTATGAAGCGGTACGGGAAATGAGCGTGGCGGATGCGGCATTGACCGGCAGTTGGGAGAAAACCCTCTTGCAGATCGAACAGCACAAGTTGACAACAGAAACTTTCATGCGTTCCATCATGGCCTATACCCGGCAGGTAACGGAAGAAGTGCTTTCCATCCGTCTGCCCCAATCGCCGGCAGGAGGCATCCCGTGCCCCAGGTGCGGAAAGGGACATATACGCATCCGGCCGAAGGTTGCCAGATGCAGCAATGAAGATTGCGGCCTGCTTGTTTTCAGGCGGTTCCTGAACAAGGAACTGACCGACCAGCACTTCGGGCAGCTCTTTTCCTCCGGCACGACCCGGCTGATAAAAGGGTTCAAGGGCAAGAAAGGAAACGCTTTCGACGCTTCGCTCGCTTTCGACAAGGAGTTTAATGTAACCCTTGTGTTCCCGCCAAAAAAAGGCGGAAAGTCCTCTAGAAAAAAAGGTGCGGCAGACTGA
- a CDS encoding PRTRC system protein E: MFFTQVYQMMTEGVDLTIVIRKSAEGLTVSVLPKSNGTLKDEAQNHIIPLTVSGTPQELDTGFLGAVARPVQKTCGLISNMQEFEKQADKAAANSKASKEQKNKETKEEKEKREKYEKHMKKAEELMTAKNYKEAITALGQARLYATSQNQKTVDEKIAAMKAEMNKGSLFELMEEPQPANTAPAMQQPVQQPSQPVMQQPSMQQPGQSLPGGQPAYRQPAQQMPQQYGQYPQGAQQPRQALQQPMQQPQHAYMQQPAADYGQGAMPYYQAQPVIPAESMGIPDCSPSFADQQPAFRPEEYAEYPDFPQSMLNHTVQPVNPTF; this comes from the coding sequence ATGTTTTTTACACAAGTTTATCAGATGATGACAGAAGGAGTTGACCTTACGATAGTCATCCGCAAGTCGGCAGAAGGTCTGACGGTATCCGTACTGCCCAAGTCAAACGGTACGCTCAAGGACGAGGCGCAAAACCACATCATTCCCCTGACCGTAAGCGGCACGCCGCAGGAACTCGACACGGGATTTCTGGGGGCAGTTGCACGTCCGGTACAGAAGACCTGCGGGCTGATCTCCAACATGCAGGAGTTCGAAAAGCAGGCAGACAAGGCCGCCGCAAACAGCAAGGCTTCCAAAGAGCAGAAAAACAAGGAGACCAAGGAGGAAAAGGAAAAGCGGGAGAAGTACGAGAAGCACATGAAAAAGGCGGAAGAACTGATGACCGCCAAGAACTACAAGGAGGCAATCACGGCACTGGGACAGGCACGCCTATACGCCACGTCGCAGAACCAGAAGACGGTAGACGAGAAAATAGCTGCAATGAAAGCCGAAATGAACAAAGGCAGCCTGTTCGAGCTGATGGAGGAGCCGCAACCGGCAAATACCGCTCCGGCTATGCAGCAACCTGTACAGCAACCTTCGCAACCGGTCATGCAACAACCCTCCATGCAACAACCCGGACAATCCCTGCCGGGAGGACAACCCGCCTACCGGCAACCGGCACAACAGATGCCGCAGCAATACGGACAATACCCGCAAGGGGCACAGCAACCCCGGCAGGCGTTACAGCAACCGATGCAGCAACCGCAACACGCCTACATGCAGCAGCCCGCAGCCGACTACGGTCAGGGAGCCATGCCGTACTACCAGGCCCAGCCGGTCATCCCTGCCGAAAGCATGGGCATACCGGATTGTTCTCCTTCCTTTGCTGACCAACAACCGGCATTCCGACCGGAAGAATATGCGGAATATCCCGATTTCCCGCAATCAATGCTTAACCATACCGTTCAACCCGTTAATCCCACATTTTAA
- a CDS encoding PRTRC system protein C has protein sequence MALIVTGMQRSFTFKKGSETIRLTDPNPAESPEAVMNYYSNMYPELTTATVHGPTIRNDEAVYEFKTTIGTKG, from the coding sequence ATGGCACTCATAGTAACAGGCATGCAACGCTCTTTCACTTTCAAGAAAGGCAGCGAAACAATCAGATTGACCGACCCTAATCCGGCAGAATCTCCCGAGGCGGTGATGAACTATTACTCCAACATGTACCCGGAGCTGACCACGGCTACCGTACACGGCCCTACAATCAGAAATGATGAAGCCGTGTACGAATTCAAGACGACTATCGGGACCAAAGGATAA
- a CDS encoding prokaryotic E2 ligase family D protein, protein MIETNKFTREFGTMLVPQAALIAYRSEDGGQYFLELRKIGENGRMGEGRPVTYEFMNEITRNYSETQGGTPYGIIPENLLYCDTRKGSERYVWYNPPRKRMMYFKECLKIENTEYNLPGVIYVAKGAGLDMYAYKSGIPDEKTELFEAPFFNVTRSAVCLGSANIEKPDNPTYDRLLGYWEKKFWLTEFSHLGGNGNPTKSNLVLVTKAAQNAPFNLDELKPLKMTLKDLLQ, encoded by the coding sequence ATGATAGAAACGAACAAATTCACAAGGGAATTCGGCACGATGCTGGTCCCGCAGGCAGCACTGATAGCCTACCGCTCGGAAGATGGCGGGCAATATTTTCTCGAACTCAGAAAAATCGGCGAAAACGGCAGGATGGGCGAAGGCCGTCCCGTCACCTACGAGTTCATGAACGAGATCACACGGAATTATTCCGAAACGCAGGGTGGAACGCCTTACGGCATCATCCCGGAGAACCTGCTCTATTGCGACACGAGGAAAGGAAGCGAGAGGTATGTCTGGTATAATCCTCCCCGGAAAAGGATGATGTACTTCAAGGAATGCCTGAAAATAGAAAATACGGAATACAACCTGCCGGGAGTCATTTATGTGGCCAAGGGCGCGGGACTGGATATGTACGCCTACAAAAGCGGCATACCGGATGAAAAGACGGAACTGTTCGAGGCACCGTTCTTCAATGTCACTCGTTCTGCCGTGTGCCTGGGCAGCGCGAATATCGAAAAACCGGATAACCCCACATACGACCGGCTGCTCGGATACTGGGAGAAGAAATTCTGGCTGACGGAGTTCTCCCACCTGGGGGGAAACGGAAACCCCACGAAATCCAATCTCGTGCTGGTGACAAAGGCCGCGCAAAATGCCCCTTTCAACCTGGACGAACTAAAACCCCTGAAAATGACACTTAAAGACCTGTTGCAATGA
- a CDS encoding PRTRC system ThiF family protein yields MKRVHYTDNYLINPSHPVTVNLIGAGGTGSQVLTCLARLDITLRALGHPGLHVTVYDPDEVTEANIGRQLFGYSDLGLNKAECLVTRVNNFFGNTWEAKPAAFPESLKETTWHELTNIFITCTDNVKSRIDLWKLLRAVPAKDYRDYTTPLYWMDFGNTQATGQVVIGTVPKKIKQPKSDQYRTVSSLKVITRYVRYSGVKAEDSGPSCSLAEALEKQDLFINSTLAQLGCNILWKMFRNGMLEHHGLFLNLDTLKVNPIIV; encoded by the coding sequence ATGAAACGAGTACATTATACGGACAATTACCTCATCAATCCGAGCCATCCGGTAACGGTGAACCTGATCGGCGCGGGAGGAACCGGCTCGCAGGTGCTGACCTGCCTGGCCCGGTTGGATATTACTTTGCGTGCCCTCGGACATCCGGGGCTGCACGTTACCGTCTATGACCCGGACGAGGTGACGGAGGCAAATATAGGACGGCAGCTTTTCGGCTATTCCGACCTGGGTCTGAACAAGGCCGAATGCCTGGTTACCCGGGTAAACAATTTCTTCGGAAATACGTGGGAAGCAAAGCCTGCCGCGTTTCCCGAATCCCTCAAGGAGACAACCTGGCACGAACTGACCAACATCTTCATCACCTGCACTGACAATGTGAAATCGAGGATAGACCTATGGAAGCTGCTCAGAGCGGTACCCGCAAAGGACTACCGGGACTACACGACACCATTGTACTGGATGGATTTTGGCAACACGCAGGCTACGGGGCAAGTAGTGATAGGTACCGTTCCCAAGAAAATAAAACAGCCCAAGTCCGACCAATACCGAACGGTAAGCTCCCTGAAAGTGATTACCCGCTACGTCAGATACTCCGGTGTGAAGGCGGAAGATTCGGGACCCAGCTGCTCGTTGGCTGAAGCGTTGGAAAAGCAGGACTTGTTCATCAACTCCACGCTGGCGCAACTCGGGTGCAATATTCTGTGGAAGATGTTCCGCAACGGGATGCTTGAGCATCACGGGCTATTTTTGAATCTGGATACACTTAAAGTTAATCCGATAATTGTATAA
- a CDS encoding helix-turn-helix transcriptional regulator, giving the protein MITHDLVEAFAFSTPVMCAVGCMFMMGMDAYNCRQNMPEKRLRLYLALTYLVTALGWLGMVLYVVSPDGYISYHTVFLLALMLVQVMFYRLVAILTDTGGSHPFNCLHIVIPFVIAAVSLGCDLLIPAEKQMNMVYSGEGATSDVWFGVVYASTSVVFIVYNMLYPLLSLRNIRRYRRFVVDYSSEAQRTSLDWLFSMQLLILICVPVPFAGLLLGIDTFASPWFVWLGAVPYFVYYIILCYNMLDGNYLIIQPDPADGKDTPEKETTIDRRQFERYLHERKPYLDPKLRITDLAAGLNTNRSYLSAFINREYNMNFSRLINRCRLTELDRLRLSPRYSTKSNMELVLMAGFGNYRNYLRVKKEEDRLSVLKVFE; this is encoded by the coding sequence ATGATAACGCACGATTTGGTGGAAGCGTTCGCATTCTCGACGCCCGTAATGTGTGCCGTAGGCTGTATGTTCATGATGGGCATGGACGCCTATAACTGCCGGCAGAATATGCCGGAGAAGCGGCTGAGATTGTACCTTGCCCTTACCTATCTCGTTACTGCGTTAGGGTGGCTGGGCATGGTATTGTATGTGGTCAGCCCCGACGGGTACATCAGCTACCACACCGTCTTTCTGCTGGCCCTAATGCTCGTTCAGGTGATGTTCTACCGCCTTGTCGCCATTCTGACCGATACGGGCGGCTCGCACCCGTTCAACTGCCTGCATATAGTGATCCCATTCGTGATTGCGGCGGTTTCACTGGGGTGTGACCTGCTCATTCCCGCCGAGAAACAGATGAACATGGTGTACAGCGGGGAAGGCGCAACGTCCGATGTCTGGTTCGGCGTGGTGTATGCCTCCACGAGTGTCGTCTTCATCGTTTACAACATGCTCTATCCGTTGCTCAGCCTGCGCAACATACGCCGTTACCGGCGCTTTGTCGTGGATTACTCTTCGGAGGCGCAGCGCACTTCGCTCGACTGGCTTTTCTCCATGCAGTTACTTATTCTCATCTGCGTGCCCGTACCTTTTGCCGGGCTGTTGCTGGGCATCGACACCTTTGCTTCCCCGTGGTTCGTGTGGCTGGGAGCGGTGCCCTATTTTGTCTACTACATAATCTTGTGTTACAATATGCTCGACGGCAATTACCTGATTATCCAGCCCGACCCCGCCGATGGGAAGGATACGCCGGAGAAAGAAACTACTATCGACCGCAGGCAGTTCGAGCGTTACCTGCACGAGCGGAAACCCTACCTCGACCCCAAGCTGCGCATTACCGACCTTGCTGCCGGGCTGAATACCAACCGCAGTTACCTCTCGGCCTTTATCAACCGGGAATACAACATGAACTTCAGCCGCCTGATTAACCGCTGCCGCCTCACGGAACTCGACCGCCTGCGCCTTTCACCCCGGTACAGCACCAAAAGCAACATGGAGCTGGTGCTGATGGCCGGTTTCGGCAACTACCGGAATTATTTGCGGGTGAAAAAAGAAGAGGACAGGCTGTCGGTGCTCAAGGTGTTCGAATAA
- a CDS encoding DUF3575 domain-containing protein — protein MSKTIKTLLALVLALSVCTASHGQTVRPAAEERKTATFVFRPGEDMFLLKGNEAELERLYALVDEYRTEIAAGEIPVYVDSYCASLPTSKANLTTAFVRANRVKSELILSKGLTEANFITNNYAHAYLNSKDMVVVTLRIPAKEEPRQPEPVREEPRPQEPQVKVQPQPEPEPQPSQEPVSAVTPKPAEPAKPYYFAVHTNVLYDAMLLPTLGVEWRVSRDLGIKLDGSLAWWGGSTGKVQKMWVLNPEVRWYLLRDKRFYVGAAGNYGQYNIYKYAIGNIVSKDTGYQGSMWNAGVTVGYQLYLSRCFSVDFNLGLGYTRSEYDSFGMTDGVRVYKERNRTKNLWGPTQAGISLVWTIGGNK, from the coding sequence ATGAGCAAAACGATCAAAACACTACTTGCCCTCGTACTGGCGTTGTCTGTCTGCACGGCATCCCACGGGCAGACCGTCCGCCCCGCGGCAGAAGAGAGAAAAACGGCGACTTTCGTGTTCCGGCCGGGAGAGGATATGTTCCTGCTGAAAGGCAACGAAGCGGAACTGGAGCGGCTCTATGCCTTGGTGGACGAGTACCGCACGGAGATCGCCGCAGGCGAAATACCTGTGTATGTGGACAGCTATTGCGCCTCGCTGCCGACCTCGAAAGCGAATCTGACGACAGCTTTCGTCCGCGCCAACCGCGTCAAGTCGGAGTTAATCCTCTCGAAAGGACTGACGGAGGCGAATTTCATTACGAATAACTACGCACACGCGTACCTTAATAGTAAGGACATGGTGGTGGTTACGCTCCGCATTCCGGCAAAGGAGGAGCCGCGCCAACCGGAACCCGTGCGGGAGGAACCCCGACCGCAGGAGCCACAGGTAAAGGTGCAGCCCCAACCGGAACCCGAACCGCAGCCCTCGCAGGAGCCTGTTTCAGCGGTCACGCCCAAACCTGCCGAACCCGCCAAGCCCTATTACTTTGCCGTGCACACGAATGTGCTTTACGATGCGATGCTGCTTCCCACGCTCGGCGTGGAGTGGCGCGTGAGCCGCGATCTGGGCATCAAGCTCGACGGCAGCCTTGCATGGTGGGGCGGCTCTACCGGCAAGGTGCAGAAAATGTGGGTGCTTAACCCGGAGGTGCGGTGGTATCTGCTCCGTGACAAACGTTTCTACGTTGGGGCTGCGGGCAACTACGGGCAGTACAATATATATAAGTACGCAATCGGCAACATCGTATCGAAAGACACCGGCTATCAGGGTTCGATGTGGAATGCGGGCGTGACTGTAGGCTACCAGCTTTACCTCTCGCGCTGCTTCTCGGTTGATTTCAACCTCGGTCTGGGCTACACCCGTTCCGAATATGACAGTTTCGGCATGACCGACGGCGTGCGTGTCTATAAGGAACGGAACAGGACAAAGAACCTCTGGGGGCCGACACAGGCAGGAATCAGCCTCGTATGGACGATCGGAGGGAACAAGTAG
- a CDS encoding FimB/Mfa2 family fimbrial subunit codes for MSNSRGAVVNRISKWHLAGAVAAAVLLAGCDVKDSIYNTSHPDHGTVTLTADWSGIGEGLTAPASYTVKADDYTATVSGATNLLDHLFEPGKYTIYAYNTAEHITVSGTTATVEAAPAPTGQTGTFVRNTPGWLFASVTDAVIEADKEHAYTAMMKQQVRELTLIIEPTGETTGRIESITGTLSGVAASLDIADGTHGAPSSVELQFEKITGGANAGKYAATVRLLGTAGARQELNARLYFTDDSPAAVTLTSDLTTALAAFNADKRTPLTLGGSVVETPTGAGFSATITDWTAGNGDGEDIDANM; via the coding sequence ATGAGTAACTCACGCGGTGCAGTAGTGAATAGAATCAGCAAATGGCATCTTGCCGGGGCGGTGGCGGCAGCGGTACTACTCGCGGGGTGCGACGTGAAAGATTCCATCTACAACACCTCGCATCCGGATCACGGCACGGTTACGCTGACCGCCGACTGGAGCGGCATCGGCGAGGGGCTGACAGCTCCCGCGAGCTATACGGTAAAAGCAGACGATTATACGGCAACCGTCAGCGGAGCAACCAACCTGCTCGACCATCTCTTCGAGCCGGGCAAGTACACTATCTATGCCTACAACACGGCAGAGCATATCACCGTCAGCGGTACGACAGCCACCGTGGAGGCGGCTCCGGCTCCCACAGGGCAGACGGGCACATTCGTCCGCAACACTCCGGGCTGGTTGTTCGCTTCGGTCACAGACGCCGTGATAGAAGCAGATAAGGAACACGCCTATACCGCCATGATGAAACAACAAGTGCGCGAACTTACGCTTATCATTGAACCGACGGGCGAAACGACCGGGCGGATAGAAAGCATCACGGGCACGCTTTCGGGCGTTGCCGCATCGCTGGACATCGCGGACGGCACGCACGGCGCACCCTCAAGCGTGGAATTGCAGTTTGAAAAAATCACCGGCGGCGCAAACGCCGGGAAATATGCGGCAACCGTCCGGCTGCTGGGCACGGCGGGTGCCCGGCAAGAACTGAACGCCCGACTCTACTTTACGGACGACAGCCCCGCAGCAGTCACCCTTACGAGCGACCTCACCACGGCACTGGCCGCCTTCAACGCCGACAAGCGCACGCCCCTCACGCTGGGCGGCTCGGTGGTAGAGACGCCCACGGGCGCAGGATTCTCTGCGACAATTACCGACTGGACGGCAGGCAACGGCGACGGTGAAGATATAGACGCGAATATGTGA